From one Butyricimonas faecihominis genomic stretch:
- a CDS encoding UDP-N-acetylmuramoyl-L-alanyl-D-glutamate--2,6-diaminopimelate ligase — protein MNLRELLDGVACEVVQGRPDVEVKMIHFDSRKVGEGDLFVAQRGVSADGHGYIGKAVAAGAVAVVCEEVPGELKEGVVYVKTGNSSEALGVMASNFYGNPSRRMKVVGVTGTNGKTTTATLLYELVRLLGRKAGLLSTVCNYIGDERVHATHTTPDAMEINELMGRMVDAGCEYCFMEVSSHAIDQRRISGLDFDGAIFSNITHDHLDYHKTFKAYIEAKKAFFDRLPKKAFALTNGDDKNGMVMLQNTAARKYTYSCKRMADFNCKTLERHLDGTLLHLDGSEVWTRFVGDFNAYNLLAVYASARLLDFGKEELLPVMSMLVPVSGRFETILSNEGVMAIVDYAHTPDALENVLSTIEGLKKEGTVITVVGAGGDRDRTKRPEMAEVACRLSDRVILTSDNPRSEEPAAIIEDMRAGVPDEAASRVLAITDRKEAIRAALMLAKKGDIVLVAGKGHEDYQEIKGVKHHFDDKEVIKEIFKL, from the coding sequence ATGAATTTAAGAGAGCTGTTAGACGGGGTTGCCTGCGAGGTCGTGCAAGGGAGACCGGATGTAGAGGTTAAGATGATACACTTCGATTCGAGAAAGGTCGGAGAGGGAGATTTGTTTGTTGCCCAAAGGGGAGTGAGTGCGGATGGACACGGGTATATCGGGAAGGCCGTGGCGGCAGGAGCTGTAGCGGTTGTCTGCGAGGAGGTGCCGGGAGAGTTGAAAGAGGGGGTAGTTTACGTGAAGACGGGCAATTCTTCGGAGGCGCTGGGGGTGATGGCCTCTAATTTTTACGGGAACCCGTCCCGCCGGATGAAGGTGGTCGGGGTGACCGGGACGAACGGGAAGACGACGACGGCGACGCTGTTGTACGAGCTGGTGCGTTTGCTGGGAAGGAAAGCGGGGCTTTTGTCAACGGTGTGTAATTATATCGGGGACGAGAGGGTTCACGCTACTCACACGACTCCGGATGCGATGGAGATTAACGAGCTGATGGGGCGGATGGTGGATGCCGGGTGCGAGTATTGTTTCATGGAAGTGAGTTCGCACGCTATTGACCAAAGACGGATTAGCGGGTTGGATTTTGATGGGGCGATTTTCTCGAATATCACGCACGATCATCTCGATTATCACAAGACTTTTAAAGCGTATATCGAAGCGAAGAAGGCGTTTTTTGACCGCTTGCCGAAAAAGGCTTTCGCGTTGACGAACGGAGATGACAAGAACGGGATGGTGATGTTGCAGAACACGGCAGCCCGTAAATATACTTATTCCTGTAAGCGGATGGCGGATTTTAACTGCAAGACGTTGGAACGGCATCTGGACGGGACGTTATTGCATCTGGACGGCAGCGAGGTGTGGACGAGGTTCGTGGGGGATTTTAATGCTTATAATTTGTTGGCGGTTTACGCGAGTGCGCGGTTGCTGGATTTCGGGAAGGAGGAGTTGTTGCCCGTGATGAGTATGCTGGTGCCGGTGTCGGGGCGTTTCGAGACCATTTTATCGAACGAGGGGGTGATGGCTATCGTGGATTACGCGCACACGCCGGACGCGTTGGAGAACGTGTTATCGACGATCGAGGGGCTGAAGAAAGAGGGGACGGTGATCACGGTGGTGGGTGCCGGGGGTGACCGGGATCGGACGAAACGGCCGGAGATGGCGGAGGTTGCCTGTCGGTTGAGTGACCGGGTGATTCTGACGTCCGATAACCCGCGAAGTGAGGAACCTGCCGCGATAATCGAGGATATGCGTGCCGGGGTGCCGGACGAGGCGGCGAGCCGGGTGCTGGCGATTACCGATCGGAAGGAGGCGATTCGTGCGGCGTTGATGTTGGCGAAGAAGGGGGACATCGTGCTGGTGGCCGGAAAGGGACACGAGGATTACCAAGAGATAAAGGGTGTGAAACATCATTTTGATGATAAAGAGGTTATTAAGGAAATATTTAAGTTGTAG
- a CDS encoding penicillin-binding protein, with product MAASIKHELAGRLGLVYLIVMVIAAFIVVKALHVQIWEGDKWRKMGRSVSFKDFEVAPNRGNIYADDGRILASSVPYYSLRLDCKAIPDTLFRKKVDSLSMMLSRFFKDAPTVEYRKKLWQGKYGAKPNRYLLVNKKKISYTDLLEVKKFPIFRERGTKSGLILERENVRLQPHRDLAYRTIGYLNEAKDGSFEGRVGIEGAFEKQLRGEPGRSIRQMMSGRWVSVTVDDPVDGNDVVTTINVECQDIVQGALTRQLEHYKASAGTAILMDVKTGDIKAIANVSKTATGYREVLNNAIGDAAEPGSVIKAATMVALLEDGYVHPEDTVDLGKGIYTHNGVTLKEARSPIGKVTVQGIFERSLNGITELVYEHYRQQPEKFVNRWYAMGLNKKVGIELAGEADPYIKYPGDKTWSGTTLRWMSFGYELKITPLQVLAFYNALANDGKRMKPRIVKEIRNGSRVVERFEPEVVSSHICSRQTVAYMKQMMEGVVENGSAKNLKNAACKIAGKTGTAKVAAGSKGYNSEPKYRASFVGYFPADKPMYSCIVVVDNPSRSVGYYGNVVSGSVFKEIADKIYTMASLMGDNNEDEEEKDETLPISQNGLKSDFLEIYDELGINVTEDEAERADWVMTSRDKEGTEFVLKARSVDMTLVPNVKGMGLRDALYLLENSGLKVGVSGVGTVSQQSLTPGGRVRRGSYVHIELR from the coding sequence ATGGCAGCATCTATAAAACATGAATTGGCCGGGCGGTTGGGACTTGTGTACCTGATCGTGATGGTGATTGCTGCCTTTATCGTGGTAAAAGCCCTGCACGTGCAAATATGGGAGGGGGATAAGTGGAGGAAGATGGGACGTTCGGTGTCGTTTAAGGATTTTGAAGTGGCACCGAACCGGGGGAATATATACGCGGATGACGGGCGAATTCTGGCGAGTTCGGTTCCTTATTATTCGCTGAGGCTGGATTGTAAGGCGATTCCGGACACGCTGTTCCGGAAGAAGGTGGATAGTTTGTCGATGATGTTGTCCCGCTTTTTCAAGGATGCCCCGACGGTGGAGTACCGGAAGAAGTTGTGGCAAGGGAAGTACGGGGCAAAGCCGAATCGTTATTTGCTTGTGAACAAGAAGAAAATTTCTTACACCGACTTGCTGGAGGTTAAGAAATTTCCTATTTTTCGGGAAAGGGGTACGAAGAGCGGTCTGATTTTGGAACGGGAGAACGTGCGTTTGCAGCCGCACAGGGACTTGGCCTACCGGACGATCGGTTATTTGAACGAGGCGAAGGATGGTAGTTTCGAGGGACGCGTGGGGATTGAAGGGGCTTTCGAGAAACAGTTGCGGGGGGAACCGGGACGGAGTATCCGGCAGATGATGTCGGGACGGTGGGTTTCGGTGACGGTGGATGATCCGGTGGACGGGAATGACGTGGTGACGACGATTAACGTGGAGTGTCAAGATATTGTGCAGGGGGCTTTGACCCGGCAGTTGGAGCATTACAAGGCCAGCGCTGGGACGGCTATCCTGATGGACGTGAAGACGGGAGATATAAAGGCCATCGCGAACGTGTCGAAGACGGCGACAGGGTACCGGGAGGTGTTGAATAACGCTATCGGGGATGCCGCGGAACCGGGTTCGGTGATCAAGGCGGCAACGATGGTGGCTTTGTTGGAGGACGGGTATGTTCACCCGGAGGACACGGTTGACTTGGGAAAAGGTATTTACACGCATAACGGGGTGACGTTGAAGGAGGCGAGGTCGCCGATCGGTAAGGTGACGGTGCAGGGGATTTTCGAGCGTTCGCTGAACGGAATCACGGAATTAGTATATGAGCATTACAGGCAACAGCCGGAGAAGTTCGTGAACCGGTGGTACGCGATGGGGTTGAATAAAAAGGTAGGGATCGAGTTGGCGGGAGAGGCGGATCCTTATATTAAGTATCCGGGGGATAAGACGTGGAGCGGTACCACGTTGCGCTGGATGAGTTTCGGGTACGAGTTGAAGATTACGCCTTTGCAGGTGTTGGCTTTTTATAATGCACTGGCAAATGACGGGAAACGGATGAAACCGCGTATCGTGAAGGAGATTCGTAACGGGAGCCGGGTAGTGGAGCGGTTCGAACCGGAGGTGGTGAGTAGCCATATTTGCAGTCGGCAGACGGTGGCTTATATGAAACAGATGATGGAAGGGGTGGTAGAGAACGGCTCGGCGAAGAATTTGAAGAACGCGGCCTGCAAGATCGCGGGGAAGACGGGGACGGCAAAGGTGGCCGCGGGGTCGAAAGGGTATAATTCCGAACCGAAGTACCGGGCCAGTTTCGTGGGGTATTTCCCGGCGGACAAGCCGATGTACTCGTGTATCGTGGTGGTGGATAACCCGTCGCGGTCGGTGGGGTATTATGGAAACGTGGTTTCGGGTAGCGTGTTCAAGGAGATTGCCGATAAGATTTACACGATGGCATCGTTGATGGGGGATAATAACGAGGACGAGGAGGAGAAAGACGAAACGTTGCCGATCAGTCAGAACGGGTTGAAGAGTGATTTTCTGGAGATATATGACGAGCTGGGGATTAACGTGACGGAGGATGAGGCGGAGCGTGCCGATTGGGTGATGACTTCGCGGGATAAGGAGGGGACGGAGTTCGTGTTGAAAGCCCGGAGCGTGGATATGACACTGGTGCCGAACGTGAAGGGAATGGGGCTGAGGGATGCGCTGTACTTGTTGGAGAATAGCGGGCTGAAAGTCGGGGTGAGCGGGGTCGGTACGGTGAGCCAGCAATCGTTGACTCCGGGAGGGAGGGTGAGAAGGGGGAGTTATGTGCATATTGAGTTGAGATAA
- a CDS encoding FtsL-like putative cell division protein, whose product MWFKKKKVKDFVPPLQEQKEVLGDSMKELLDGRLLADTVLRKNIGFILFLTFLGIVYIANGYATEKLYMKKVSMEKELSELRFESITTASELMRISVPSEVEKRIQEAGLDLVQSKEPPTKIKR is encoded by the coding sequence ATGTGGTTTAAGAAAAAGAAGGTAAAGGATTTTGTGCCACCGTTGCAGGAACAGAAGGAGGTGCTGGGGGATTCGATGAAGGAGTTGCTGGACGGGCGTTTGCTGGCGGACACGGTGTTGCGTAAGAACATCGGGTTTATTCTTTTTCTGACTTTTTTGGGAATCGTTTATATCGCTAACGGGTATGCAACGGAGAAGTTGTACATGAAGAAGGTGAGCATGGAGAAGGAGTTGAGCGAGTTGCGTTTCGAGTCGATCACGACGGCCTCGGAGTTGATGAGGATCAGTGTTCCCTCGGAGGTGGAGAAACGGATTCAGGAGGCGGGGTTGGATTTGGTGCAGAGTAAGGAGCCGCCTACCAAAATCAAAAGATGA
- the rsmH gene encoding 16S rRNA (cytosine(1402)-N(4))-methyltransferase RsmH — protein MYHVPVLLEESVSGLNIDPDGVYLDLTFGGGGHSREILKRLKDGCLIGFDQDSDALANVPDDSRFIFVNHNFRYLRNFLRYCGYDEADGILADLGVSSHEFDEAGRGFSFRFDAELDMRMNQRSRLKATDILNTYSEEDLTRIFRNYGEVDNVRRLVDLIVKARTEKMITRSEEFLQVIAPCVPKQKEKKYLAQVYQALRIEVNGELEALEDMLKEAERALRPGGRLVVITYHSLEDRIVKNFLKSGNFEGKVEKDFYGHVKRNFELVNRKVIVPSEEEIERNPRARSAKLRIAEKRKDD, from the coding sequence ATGTATCACGTGCCGGTATTGTTGGAAGAGTCCGTTTCGGGGTTGAATATTGATCCGGATGGGGTGTATCTTGATTTGACTTTCGGGGGCGGCGGTCATTCGAGAGAGATTTTAAAACGATTGAAAGATGGTTGCCTGATCGGTTTCGATCAGGATTCCGACGCGCTGGCTAACGTGCCGGATGATAGTCGGTTTATTTTCGTGAATCATAATTTCAGGTATCTGCGGAATTTTCTGCGGTACTGCGGGTACGACGAGGCGGACGGGATTCTGGCCGACTTGGGCGTGTCGTCGCACGAGTTCGACGAGGCGGGGCGGGGGTTCTCCTTCCGGTTTGACGCGGAGTTGGACATGCGGATGAACCAGCGGAGCCGGCTGAAGGCCACGGATATTCTGAATACATATAGCGAGGAGGATTTGACCCGGATTTTCAGGAACTACGGGGAGGTGGATAACGTGAGACGGTTGGTTGACCTGATCGTGAAGGCCCGGACGGAGAAGATGATCACTCGCTCGGAGGAGTTTTTGCAGGTGATCGCTCCCTGCGTGCCGAAACAGAAGGAGAAGAAGTACTTGGCGCAGGTGTATCAGGCTTTGCGTATCGAGGTGAACGGGGAGTTGGAGGCACTGGAGGATATGTTGAAGGAGGCGGAGCGGGCATTGCGTCCCGGCGGTCGGTTGGTGGTGATCACGTATCACTCGTTGGAAGACCGGATCGTGAAGAACTTTTTGAAGAGCGGTAATTTCGAGGGGAAGGTGGAGAAGGATTTTTATGGTCACGTGAAACGGAATTTCGAGTTGGTGAACCGGAAGGTGATCGTGCCGTCGGAGGAAGAGATTGAAAGAAACCCGAGAGCGAGAAGCGCGAAGTTGCGGATCGCGGAAAAACGAAAAGATGATTAA
- a CDS encoding division/cell wall cluster transcriptional repressor MraZ, giving the protein MLSFIGDYTCKLDSKGRGVVPAVFRKEMQAAGEVSFVMRRNIFDECIDVYPKDEWLKLIAGLREKLSQFNREQVRFFREFFRGAQEVELDGNGRVLIPRRMLDSIGIEGDEIVMVGQDSKIEIWGKIKYEESTMNTDEFVLLTSQIGL; this is encoded by the coding sequence ATGTTGTCATTTATTGGAGATTATACATGCAAGCTAGATAGCAAGGGACGAGGGGTTGTTCCGGCTGTTTTCCGGAAGGAAATGCAGGCGGCGGGAGAGGTGTCGTTTGTGATGCGGCGGAATATTTTCGATGAATGTATTGACGTTTACCCGAAGGATGAGTGGTTGAAGTTGATCGCGGGGTTGAGGGAGAAGTTGAGCCAGTTTAACCGGGAACAGGTGCGTTTTTTCCGGGAGTTTTTCCGGGGGGCGCAGGAGGTGGAGCTGGACGGGAACGGGCGCGTGTTGATTCCGCGTAGGATGCTGGATAGCATCGGTATCGAGGGGGATGAGATCGTGATGGTGGGGCAGGATTCGAAAATCGAGATTTGGGGTAAAATAAAGTATGAAGAGAGTACGATGAATACGGATGAATTTGTACTTTTGACGTCGCAAATCGGTTTGTAG
- a CDS encoding ATP-binding protein yields the protein MNQLPSFPRKMPIGIQSFEKLRRENYVYIDKTEIMYRLVSTSNPYFLSRPRRFGKSLLLSTMEAYFLGKRDLFKGLAIERLETEWNTHAVLHLDLNAEKYDSPERLHDMLERQLRGWEKTYETGGEGITHSGRFMEVIKKANEKTGRGVVVLIDEYDKPLLNSFHDEALQKAFRETLTAFYTVLKSADQWLRFVFITGVTKFAQMGIFSNLNQLKDISLDPRYAALCGLTGDEIRADFVPELKLLAKENNLDDEACMERLTRMYDGYHFNYRDMVGIYNPFSILNVLDSTMFENYWFASGTPTFLAEMLKKTDFDLRELDGIEVSAASLSDDRANINNPVPMIYQSGYLTIKKYDERFQIYTLGFPNDEVKYGFLNFVTPFYTPVAESETSFYIGKFIHELESGDVDAFLTRLRAFFAGISYELNNRTERHYQTIFYLVFKLMGQFAETEVRSAKGRADAVVKTADYIYVFEFKLDGSADQALAQINDRGYLIPYTVDGRKLVKIGVNFDPAQRNIGDWKREEEK from the coding sequence ATGAATCAATTACCATCCTTTCCCCGCAAAATGCCCATCGGCATACAAAGCTTCGAGAAACTACGTCGCGAAAACTACGTGTACATCGACAAGACAGAAATCATGTACCGCCTCGTCAGCACCTCGAACCCTTACTTCCTGAGCCGTCCCCGCCGTTTCGGCAAGAGTCTCCTACTCTCCACCATGGAAGCTTACTTCCTCGGCAAGCGCGACCTATTCAAGGGCCTCGCCATCGAGCGGCTCGAAACGGAATGGAACACCCACGCCGTACTACACCTCGACCTCAACGCCGAGAAATACGACTCGCCCGAACGACTGCACGACATGCTCGAACGCCAGCTCCGGGGATGGGAAAAAACCTACGAAACCGGGGGCGAGGGCATCACCCACTCCGGGCGGTTCATGGAAGTCATCAAAAAAGCGAACGAGAAAACCGGGCGCGGCGTGGTCGTCCTCATCGACGAGTATGACAAACCGCTACTCAACAGTTTCCACGACGAGGCATTGCAGAAAGCCTTCCGCGAAACGCTCACCGCCTTCTACACCGTGCTAAAAAGTGCCGACCAGTGGCTGCGATTCGTCTTCATCACCGGTGTCACCAAGTTCGCCCAGATGGGGATTTTCAGCAACCTCAACCAGCTGAAAGACATCAGTCTCGACCCTAGGTACGCCGCGCTCTGCGGCCTTACCGGCGACGAGATTCGTGCCGACTTCGTCCCGGAACTAAAACTACTGGCCAAAGAAAATAACCTCGACGACGAGGCGTGCATGGAACGCCTCACCCGGATGTATGACGGGTACCATTTCAACTATCGCGATATGGTGGGCATCTACAACCCGTTCAGCATACTCAACGTGCTGGATTCAACCATGTTCGAGAACTACTGGTTCGCCAGCGGCACTCCTACCTTCCTCGCCGAGATGCTGAAAAAGACCGACTTCGACCTGCGGGAACTCGACGGCATAGAGGTCTCCGCCGCCTCCCTCTCCGACGACCGGGCCAACATCAACAACCCCGTCCCCATGATCTACCAGAGCGGATACCTCACCATCAAGAAATACGACGAACGTTTCCAGATATACACCCTAGGGTTCCCCAACGACGAGGTGAAATACGGGTTTCTAAACTTCGTCACCCCCTTCTACACCCCCGTGGCCGAATCGGAGACGAGTTTCTACATCGGCAAATTTATTCACGAGCTGGAATCGGGTGATGTCGATGCCTTCCTCACCCGCCTGCGAGCCTTCTTCGCCGGCATCTCCTACGAGCTGAACAACCGCACGGAACGCCACTACCAGACGATCTTCTACCTCGTCTTCAAACTCATGGGACAATTCGCCGAGACCGAAGTCCGGAGCGCCAAGGGACGGGCCGATGCCGTCGTGAAAACTGCCGACTACATCTACGTCTTCGAGTTCAAACTCGACGGCTCCGCCGACCAAGCCCTCGCCCAGATCAACGACCGGGGCTACCTCATTCCCTACACCGTTGACGGCCGGAAACTCGTCAAAATCGGTGTCAACTTCGACCCCGCCCAAAGAAACATCGGCGATTGGAAAAGAGAAGAGGAAAAATAA
- a CDS encoding fimbrillin family protein has product MAMNSSVCFAATSFFPCLRGSTPKGGWGGRTEEELEYYFVIKVKELKDKEMKGFVICGFVICNSFFRRVMFGVLAGMVMGVAGCSDGGEERLPEGRYALEVTARVEDGSRGLDVKKVWKAGDRIGVKVTSANGESSSGIYRVTDDAGNVEAESAAYWRSVGEGTVTAWYPVDATDISTQEDGNADFDAAGLDVLTASTTCNFGEVADLGFTHALARVRVDVMDRDDKLLPVKGVKVSVLGKTAVEFREGVMTTGGGTGCIAAHANARAGLFEALVVPGEIGVRVEVGGKSFIYTPAAGKMPEAGKVNSYTVKLKEVVLAGNKDMSISGSGEVILVGNGVTSGRITFDGDMTVALVNVNIEAYNGTPITVGGGKVTFELFGENRLVAKTTGYSALYNAEGTTVTLRGAGTLVAKGGEFGAGIGSGYQGTCGDITISGGVVVAEGGNGSAGIGSGYYYSRCGEILISGGKVTATGGMEAAGIGCGAFSSTCGNITISGGEVKAGTVDGGKEAAAIGNGYGAEAPLVTLSNCVIRVPGDNGAVTGFNGIKAKKVEPDVTNAGELEKKGVTLVIGKLEEI; this is encoded by the coding sequence ATGGCAATGAACTCCTCCGTCTGCTTCGCAGCCACCTCTTTCTTCCCCTGCCTGAGGGGAAGTACCCCGAAGGGGGGATGGGGAGGGAGAACAGAGGAGGAGTTGGAATACTATTTTGTGATAAAAGTTAAAGAACTAAAAGATAAAGAGATGAAAGGATTTGTAATTTGTGGATTTGTAATTTGTAATTCGTTTTTCCGGCGGGTGATGTTTGGGGTGTTGGCGGGGATGGTGATGGGGGTGGCGGGGTGTTCGGATGGTGGGGAGGAGCGGTTGCCGGAGGGACGGTACGCGTTGGAGGTGACGGCACGGGTGGAGGACGGGTCGAGGGGGCTGGATGTGAAGAAGGTGTGGAAGGCGGGTGACCGGATCGGGGTGAAGGTGACGTCGGCGAACGGGGAGAGTAGTTCGGGGATTTACCGGGTGACGGACGACGCGGGGAATGTCGAGGCGGAGAGTGCCGCTTACTGGCGGAGCGTGGGCGAGGGGACGGTGACGGCGTGGTACCCCGTGGACGCGACGGATATTAGCACGCAGGAGGACGGGAACGCGGATTTTGACGCCGCGGGACTGGACGTGTTGACGGCCAGCACGACGTGTAATTTCGGGGAGGTGGCCGACTTGGGGTTCACTCACGCGCTGGCGAGGGTGCGGGTGGATGTGATGGATCGTGATGACAAGTTGTTGCCCGTGAAGGGGGTGAAGGTGAGCGTGCTGGGAAAGACGGCGGTGGAGTTCCGGGAGGGGGTGATGACGACGGGGGGAGGCACCGGGTGCATCGCGGCTCATGCCAACGCGAGGGCGGGCCTGTTCGAGGCGCTGGTGGTTCCGGGGGAGATCGGGGTGCGCGTGGAGGTGGGGGGAAAGAGTTTCATTTACACGCCCGCGGCGGGGAAGATGCCGGAGGCGGGAAAGGTGAACAGCTACACGGTGAAGTTGAAAGAGGTGGTGCTGGCCGGGAATAAAGATATGAGCATTTCCGGTAGCGGGGAGGTGATCCTCGTGGGAAACGGGGTGACGAGTGGCAGGATCACGTTTGACGGGGATATGACGGTGGCATTGGTGAACGTGAATATAGAGGCATATAATGGTACCCCGATAACGGTTGGCGGGGGAAAGGTGACTTTCGAGCTTTTCGGGGAGAATCGGTTGGTGGCCAAGACAACGGGATATAGCGCGTTGTATAACGCGGAGGGGACGACGGTGACTTTGCGCGGGGCGGGGACGTTGGTGGCGAAGGGAGGAGAATTCGGGGCGGGAATCGGTAGCGGGTATCAGGGAACTTGCGGGGATATCACGATCTCCGGGGGCGTTGTGGTGGCGGAAGGCGGGAATGGTAGTGCAGGTATCGGTAGCGGGTATTATTATAGTCGTTGTGGAGAGATTCTGATCTCCGGGGGGAAGGTGACGGCGACAGGGGGTATGGAGGCGGCGGGAATTGGTTGTGGTGCTTTCTCCTCAACTTGCGGGAATATCACGATTTCCGGGGGAGAGGTGAAGGCCGGGACGGTGGACGGGGGGAAAGAGGCCGCGGCTATCGGGAATGGTTATGGGGCAGAGGCTCCGTTGGTCACGCTTTCGAATTGCGTGATTCGCGTTCCGGGGGATAACGGGGCGGTGACGGGCTTTAACGGGATCAAGGCCAAGAAGGTGGAGCCGGATGTCACGAATGCCGGGGAGTTGGAGAAGAAGGGGGTGACGTTGGTAATTGGAAAGCTAGAAGAAATTTAG
- a CDS encoding fimbrillin family protein has product MKTRLMIVVAVAAMAVACHDGGEGPGGGPEELRLTGAVKGEVVARGAAAGEVIAAGEVVHAWVDEAVNPAVAHVKAWRLEADGNGGLDGTTCYFPENGNDVNIYAMHGNFNYVIEEGVMGFPAMLYCEVERMQAGEIGVANRAKSDLLFAIERGVSRGRESDGVTTRELTFYHLLSKVEVALKASDEVGDLTGAVVSVGGTVNRGYFMPDKEAVMENAAERGKMIAPDGSSIGLITIDTRVTGNFDGNTEYGEAIAVPGTGLFIRVDLKDGKVLFYYSNVTLESGKKYRYNIYVGKERLELVSTSISAWETGTSDGGEAGMMRQVDLSSGGNYTIADDGVYCVSGESKYYSLIIKGSPTVYLVDATIEGWYVSSIQVSSGNPVIVLVGTNRLTGRGYYSGLYYKPGCKVTLRGEGKLIAESVGGTGIGSYMDHSAGDLVIESGTIEATGGLGDQGNAGIGGSSNAGCGSITITGGKVTARGSDGAAAIGAGKNGPCSSIVLENCEIHVPGDGKGGLSGANGIVAGSVVPDLGDGEEMREKGVRVEGI; this is encoded by the coding sequence ATGAAAACGAGGTTAATGATAGTGGTGGCGGTGGCGGCGATGGCTGTCGCGTGTCATGATGGCGGGGAGGGGCCGGGAGGCGGTCCCGAGGAGTTGCGCCTGACGGGGGCGGTCAAGGGCGAGGTGGTTGCCCGCGGCGCGGCGGCGGGGGAAGTGATCGCGGCGGGGGAGGTGGTCCACGCGTGGGTGGACGAGGCGGTGAACCCGGCGGTGGCTCACGTGAAGGCGTGGCGGCTGGAGGCGGACGGGAACGGGGGGCTGGACGGGACGACGTGCTATTTCCCGGAGAACGGGAACGACGTGAATATTTACGCGATGCACGGGAATTTCAATTACGTGATCGAGGAGGGGGTGATGGGGTTTCCTGCTATGCTATATTGCGAGGTGGAGCGTATGCAGGCCGGGGAGATAGGCGTGGCGAATCGCGCGAAGTCGGACCTGTTGTTCGCCATCGAGCGGGGGGTGAGCCGCGGGAGGGAGAGTGACGGGGTGACGACACGGGAGTTGACGTTCTATCACCTGCTCTCGAAGGTGGAGGTGGCGCTGAAGGCGAGCGATGAGGTGGGGGATTTGACGGGGGCTGTTGTTAGTGTTGGAGGTACGGTTAATAGAGGGTATTTCATGCCGGACAAGGAGGCCGTGATGGAGAATGCCGCGGAGCGGGGGAAGATGATTGCTCCGGATGGGAGTTCTATTGGGCTTATAACGATAGACACGAGGGTTACCGGGAATTTTGACGGGAACACGGAGTACGGGGAGGCGATCGCGGTGCCCGGAACTGGCTTATTTATACGTGTAGATTTAAAGGACGGGAAGGTGTTGTTTTATTATAGTAACGTGACGTTGGAGAGCGGGAAGAAGTACAGGTATAATATTTACGTGGGGAAGGAGAGGCTGGAGCTGGTTTCGACGAGCATCAGCGCTTGGGAGACCGGGACGAGCGACGGGGGCGAGGCGGGGATGATGCGGCAGGTGGATTTGTCTTCGGGAGGTAATTACACGATTGCTGATGACGGGGTTTATTGTGTTTCGGGGGAGAGTAAATACTATAGTTTGATCATCAAGGGTAGCCCGACGGTGTATTTGGTGGATGCGACGATAGAGGGGTGGTATGTATCATCGATTCAGGTGTCGAGTGGTAATCCGGTGATCGTGCTGGTGGGGACGAACAGGTTAACTGGTAGGGGGTATTATAGTGGATTGTACTACAAGCCGGGTTGCAAGGTGACGCTGCGCGGGGAAGGAAAGCTGATCGCGGAGAGTGTGGGGGGAACCGGGATTGGTAGCTATATGGATCATTCGGCGGGTGATCTGGTGATAGAGAGCGGGACGATCGAGGCGACGGGAGGCTTGGGTGATCAGGGGAACGCGGGTATCGGTGGAAGTAGTAATGCCGGGTGTGGGAGTATCACGATTACCGGGGGGAAGGTGACGGCGAGGGGGAGTGACGGTGCCGCGGCGATCGGGGCCGGGAAGAATGGTCCTTGCTCGTCGATCGTGCTGGAGAATTGCGAGATTCATGTTCCCGGTGACGGGAAGGGGGGATTGAGCGGGGCGAACGGGATTGTCGCGGGGAGCGTGGTGCCTGACTTGGGCGATGGGGAGGAGATGAGGGAGAAGGGAGTAAGGGTGGAAGGAATTTAG